A region of Micromonospora chokoriensis DNA encodes the following proteins:
- a CDS encoding SPFH domain-containing protein: MTVIGVLIIAVALIAVITLAKAVRIVPQQRQDVVERLGKYKRTLSPGLNLLVPFIDAVRTKVDMREQVVSFPPQPVITSDNLVVSIDTVLYFKVVDSVRATYEISSFLQAIEQLTVTTLRNVIGSLDLERALTSRDEINRHLSGVLDETTGRWGIKVTRVEIKAIEPPASIRDSMEKQMRAERDRRAAILTAEGHKQSQILTAEGEKQSAVLRADGDRQARILQAEGQAKAIRTVFDAIHQANPSQKVLAYQYLQALPQIAQGSANKVWIVPAELTKALEGMGGALGGLSQMVGDLPAPEAADHASQVEREAAEAAEAAAAAAQQIHDEVRVAEAQATGASKPQGLPAPEPVSPLSLVEDPADERERG, translated from the coding sequence ATGACAGTCATTGGGGTGCTGATCATCGCGGTGGCGTTGATCGCCGTGATAACGCTGGCGAAGGCGGTGCGGATCGTGCCGCAGCAGCGCCAGGACGTGGTGGAACGGCTCGGTAAGTACAAGCGCACCCTCAGCCCCGGCCTCAACCTGCTGGTGCCGTTCATCGACGCGGTTCGTACCAAGGTCGACATGCGGGAGCAGGTGGTCAGCTTCCCGCCGCAGCCGGTGATCACCTCGGACAACCTGGTGGTCTCGATCGACACGGTCCTCTACTTCAAGGTGGTCGACTCGGTTCGCGCGACCTACGAGATCTCCAGCTTCCTGCAGGCCATCGAGCAGCTCACCGTCACCACGCTGCGTAACGTGATCGGTTCGCTGGACCTGGAGCGGGCGCTGACCAGCCGCGACGAGATCAACCGGCACCTGTCCGGGGTGCTGGACGAGACCACCGGCCGCTGGGGCATCAAGGTGACCCGTGTGGAGATCAAGGCGATCGAGCCGCCGGCCAGCATCCGCGACTCCATGGAGAAGCAGATGCGCGCCGAGCGGGACCGCCGCGCGGCGATCCTGACCGCCGAGGGGCACAAGCAGTCGCAGATCCTCACCGCCGAGGGTGAGAAGCAGTCGGCGGTGCTGCGGGCCGACGGTGACCGGCAGGCCCGCATCCTGCAGGCCGAGGGTCAGGCGAAGGCGATCCGCACGGTCTTCGACGCGATCCACCAGGCGAACCCGAGCCAGAAGGTGCTCGCCTACCAGTACCTCCAGGCCCTTCCGCAGATCGCCCAGGGCAGCGCCAACAAGGTCTGGATCGTCCCGGCCGAGCTGACCAAGGCCCTGGAGGGGATGGGCGGTGCCCTCGGTGGGTTGAGCCAGATGGTGGGGGACCTGCCGGCGCCGGAGGCCGCGGACCACGCGAGCCAGGTGGAGCGCGAGGCCGCGGAGGCCGCCGAGGCCGCAGCCGCGGCGGCCCAGCAGATCCACGACGAGGTACGCGTCGCCGAGGCGCAGGCCACCGGCGCAAGCAAGCCGCAGGGGCTGCCGGCACCGGAGCCGGTGTCTCCGCTGAGTCTGGTCGAGGACCCGGCCGACGAGCGTGAGCGCGGCTGA
- a CDS encoding transglycosylase domain-containing protein, translating to MAASRSPLSRLFTVLLAGVLAGLVLAVAALPGNLLLGLSARAALGSYAALPASLKTPATPQRSYLYANDGKTLLTTFYDVNRTDVPLADIAPVMRQAIVAAEDRRFYDHGGADLRGLARALVANVKGGGTEQGGSTLTMQYVRNVLKTDPTRTAEERAAATDPTVGRKIQEIRYASALDKNLGKDEILDRYLNIAYFGSGAYGIAAASQRYFGKPPAQLTLAESALLAGLVQSPDAYSPIDGDKNEALARRSYVLDSMVATNAITAAQAAQAKTEPLTLHPTAQPNGCTAVAQGHDDWGFFCDYLRQWWRSQPAFGATVAEREQALRSGGYTVITTLDPKIQATAQQQATKVYGYDNKRALPIAAVQPGTGQVLAMAVNRHYSLADNPAGQANHPNTVNPLISGGASVDGYQAGSTFKLFTMLAALESGRTLSTGFDAPAKLPTRYAAEGPGSCDGRWCPANANPDWMDGYRMMWDGFGRSVNTYFVWLAEQVGQDKVVEMAQRLGITLRADSDAAFAKNNAANWGSFTLGVAATTPLDLANAYATVAAEGTYCTPVPVVSVKDASGATVPVGQPSCKRVLYPDVARAATDAARCPVGQQSAFGQCNGGTATGVNGILDGRPVAGKTGSSEQNSTETFVGFTPQVAVAGIAANPDDPADSVGSAVQTKVIDAVARVIATAVKGQPEKAFAAPSKKLAGDPHRPVERPTVPQTPQNQDEDRLSPLERWLNRRG from the coding sequence ATGGCCGCCTCCCGCTCGCCGCTGTCGCGGCTGTTCACCGTGCTGCTCGCCGGCGTGCTGGCCGGGCTCGTCCTGGCCGTCGCCGCGCTCCCGGGCAACCTGCTGCTCGGGCTCAGCGCCCGTGCCGCCCTCGGTTCGTACGCCGCGTTGCCGGCATCGCTGAAGACCCCGGCCACCCCGCAGCGCTCGTACCTCTACGCCAACGACGGCAAGACGCTGCTCACCACGTTCTACGACGTGAACCGTACCGACGTCCCGTTGGCGGACATCGCCCCGGTGATGCGGCAGGCGATCGTGGCGGCCGAGGATCGGCGCTTCTACGACCACGGTGGCGCTGACCTGCGCGGCCTCGCCCGGGCGCTGGTGGCCAACGTCAAGGGCGGCGGCACCGAGCAGGGCGGCTCGACGCTGACCATGCAGTACGTCCGCAACGTGCTCAAGACCGACCCCACCCGCACCGCCGAGGAGCGCGCCGCCGCCACCGACCCCACCGTCGGCCGCAAGATCCAGGAGATCAGGTACGCGAGCGCGTTGGACAAGAACCTCGGCAAGGACGAGATCCTCGACCGGTACCTGAACATCGCCTACTTCGGCTCCGGCGCGTACGGGATCGCGGCGGCCAGCCAGCGGTACTTCGGCAAACCGCCGGCACAGCTGACCCTCGCCGAGTCGGCCCTGCTCGCCGGCCTGGTGCAGTCCCCGGACGCGTACAGCCCGATCGACGGGGACAAGAACGAGGCGCTGGCCCGCCGGTCGTACGTACTGGACTCGATGGTCGCCACCAACGCGATCACCGCGGCGCAGGCCGCCCAGGCCAAGACGGAGCCGCTGACCCTGCACCCGACCGCCCAGCCCAACGGCTGCACGGCTGTCGCCCAGGGTCACGACGACTGGGGATTCTTCTGCGACTACCTGCGGCAGTGGTGGCGGAGCCAGCCGGCGTTCGGCGCCACCGTCGCGGAGCGCGAGCAGGCCCTGCGCTCGGGCGGCTACACCGTGATCACCACGCTGGACCCGAAGATCCAGGCCACCGCGCAGCAGCAGGCCACCAAGGTGTACGGGTACGACAACAAGCGCGCCCTGCCGATCGCGGCGGTCCAGCCGGGCACCGGACAGGTGCTGGCGATGGCGGTCAACCGGCACTACAGCCTGGCCGACAACCCGGCCGGGCAGGCGAACCACCCGAACACCGTGAACCCGTTGATCTCCGGTGGGGCCAGCGTCGACGGGTACCAGGCGGGTTCGACGTTCAAGCTGTTCACCATGCTCGCCGCGTTGGAGTCGGGCCGTACCCTCTCCACCGGCTTCGACGCGCCGGCCAAGCTGCCCACCCGGTACGCCGCCGAGGGCCCGGGCAGTTGCGACGGCCGCTGGTGCCCGGCGAACGCCAACCCGGACTGGATGGACGGGTACCGGATGATGTGGGACGGCTTCGGCCGCTCGGTGAACACCTACTTCGTCTGGTTGGCCGAGCAGGTCGGCCAGGACAAGGTGGTCGAGATGGCGCAGCGGCTGGGCATCACCCTCCGCGCCGACTCGGACGCGGCCTTCGCGAAGAACAACGCCGCGAACTGGGGTTCGTTCACCCTCGGCGTAGCCGCCACCACCCCGCTGGACCTGGCCAACGCGTACGCCACGGTGGCCGCCGAGGGCACCTACTGCACCCCGGTGCCGGTGGTATCGGTGAAGGACGCGAGCGGTGCGACGGTGCCGGTCGGTCAGCCGTCCTGCAAGCGGGTCCTCTACCCCGACGTCGCCCGGGCCGCGACCGACGCCGCTCGCTGCCCGGTGGGTCAGCAGTCCGCGTTCGGGCAGTGCAACGGTGGCACCGCCACCGGTGTGAACGGCATCCTCGACGGCCGGCCGGTGGCGGGTAAGACGGGCAGCTCGGAGCAGAACTCCACCGAGACGTTCGTCGGTTTCACCCCGCAGGTCGCGGTGGCCGGCATCGCCGCCAACCCGGACGACCCGGCCGACTCGGTGGGTTCCGCGGTGCAGACCAAGGTGATCGACGCGGTCGCCCGGGTCATCGCCACCGCCGTCAAGGGCCAGCCGGAGAAGGCGTTCGCAGCGCCCAGCAAGAAGCTGGCCGGCGACCCCCACCGCCCGGTCGAGCGGCCGACGGTCCCGCAGACCCCGCAGAACCAGGACGAGGACCGCCTGTCCCCGCTGGAACGCTGGCTGAACCGCCGAGGCTAA
- a CDS encoding thiamine pyrophosphate-requiring protein codes for MSTDQTAPHQPGALPRHPTVADHIVSRLFSWGVHRYFGYPGDGINGMTSALQRTSERAQFIQVRHEETAGFAASAHVKYGGGPLGCALVTSGPGAIHLLNGLYDAKLDHQPVIALVGHTATTAEGGGYYQEVDLLALYKDVAAAFLAQLDHPAQVRHLVDRACRTALARRTVTALILPLDIQDEPAVVDPPHAHGYYQTSNAPSSTPTVPPEADVRRAAEVLRGGQRVAMLVGQGALGARDEVREIADRLGAGVATALLGFTAVDHREPWVTGAIGLLGTRPSWQLMSDCDRLLIVGSNMPYSEFYPKPGQARAVQIDLDGTQLGLRYPTEVNLTGDARPTVRALLNELGPGPAPTAWRVEIAEATSAWRRVQRDLAEQSADPVNPQLLFHTLNERLPDDVLLAVDCGTTTAWYARHIQVRPGMLASLSGTLLSMGGAMPYALSAKFAHPDRPLVAMIGDGAMQMNGVNELITVAKYWRSWADPRFVVLVLNNRDLAFVSWEQRSTEGTPMFPDSQQLPDIAYHQWAEVLGLRGELVDSPEQVPGVWDRALSADRPVVINALVDPAELMLPPHFTAEQARKTAAAVLRGDTDWAGIIRRGLPATLASYRPRRRDR; via the coding sequence GTGAGCACCGACCAGACGGCACCACACCAACCGGGCGCTCTGCCCCGGCACCCGACGGTCGCCGACCACATCGTGTCGCGACTGTTCAGCTGGGGTGTGCACCGCTACTTCGGCTACCCCGGCGACGGCATCAACGGCATGACCTCCGCCCTGCAGCGCACCAGCGAGCGCGCCCAGTTCATCCAGGTACGCCACGAGGAGACCGCCGGTTTCGCCGCCTCCGCCCACGTCAAGTACGGTGGCGGGCCACTCGGCTGCGCCCTGGTCACCAGCGGACCCGGTGCGATCCACCTGCTCAACGGCCTGTACGACGCGAAACTCGACCACCAGCCCGTGATCGCCCTGGTCGGACACACCGCGACCACCGCCGAGGGTGGCGGCTACTACCAGGAGGTCGACCTGCTCGCCCTCTACAAGGACGTGGCAGCGGCGTTCCTGGCCCAGCTCGACCACCCCGCGCAGGTCCGGCACCTGGTCGACCGCGCGTGCCGCACGGCGCTGGCCCGACGCACCGTCACCGCCCTCATCCTTCCCCTCGACATCCAGGACGAGCCGGCAGTCGTGGACCCGCCGCACGCGCACGGCTACTACCAGACCAGCAACGCGCCGAGCAGCACGCCGACAGTGCCGCCGGAGGCGGACGTACGCCGGGCCGCCGAGGTGCTGCGCGGCGGGCAACGGGTGGCGATGCTGGTCGGGCAGGGCGCGCTCGGCGCGCGTGACGAGGTCCGCGAGATCGCCGACCGGCTCGGTGCCGGGGTGGCCACTGCCCTGCTCGGCTTCACCGCTGTCGACCACCGCGAGCCGTGGGTGACCGGCGCGATCGGGCTGCTCGGCACCCGACCCAGCTGGCAGCTCATGAGCGACTGCGACCGGCTGCTGATCGTGGGCAGCAACATGCCGTACTCGGAGTTCTACCCGAAACCCGGGCAGGCCCGCGCGGTGCAGATCGACCTGGACGGCACCCAGCTCGGGCTGCGGTACCCGACCGAGGTGAACCTCACCGGCGACGCCCGACCCACAGTGCGGGCACTGCTGAACGAGCTGGGCCCCGGCCCCGCACCGACCGCCTGGCGGGTGGAGATCGCCGAGGCGACCTCGGCCTGGCGTCGGGTGCAACGCGACCTTGCCGAGCAGTCCGCCGACCCGGTCAACCCGCAGTTGCTCTTCCACACCCTCAACGAACGGCTGCCCGACGACGTGCTGCTCGCCGTCGACTGCGGCACCACCACCGCCTGGTACGCCCGGCACATCCAGGTCCGTCCCGGGATGCTGGCCAGCCTGTCCGGCACGCTGCTGTCCATGGGCGGCGCCATGCCGTACGCGCTGAGCGCCAAGTTCGCCCACCCGGACCGGCCGCTGGTGGCGATGATCGGCGACGGGGCGATGCAGATGAACGGGGTCAACGAGCTGATCACCGTGGCCAAGTACTGGCGTAGCTGGGCCGACCCCCGGTTCGTGGTGCTGGTGCTCAACAACCGGGACCTGGCGTTCGTCAGCTGGGAACAACGCTCCACCGAGGGGACGCCGATGTTCCCGGACAGCCAGCAGCTACCGGACATCGCCTACCACCAGTGGGCGGAGGTGCTCGGGCTGCGCGGCGAGCTGGTCGACTCACCGGAGCAGGTGCCCGGCGTGTGGGACCGGGCGCTGTCCGCCGACCGGCCGGTGGTGATCAACGCCCTGGTCGACCCGGCCGAGTTGATGCTCCCGCCGCACTTCACCGCCGAGCAGGCCCGCAAGACCGCGGCGGCGGTGCTGCGGGGCGACACCGACTGGGCCGGAATCATCCGCCGCGGCCTACCGGCCACCCTGGCCAGCTACCGCCCCCGCCGCCGCGACCGCTAA
- a CDS encoding TrmH family RNA methyltransferase, which translates to MRRSFPFLSGQNNAPERCRSAGLGVRQNRRVPVHQITDPDDDRIADYRALTDVELRTRWEPPHGLFIAEGELVLRRALRAGYPARSYLVDAKRIDQLADLDTGDAPVYAATPDVLQQATGFHVHRGVLASFHRRSLPTAAEVLAAARRIVILEDVNNHTNLGAIFRGAAALGVDAVLLSPTCADPLYRRSVRVSMGEVFAVPYAKLDRWPAGLDQVREAGFTVLAMTPAPDAVPMQRLTPAQRERAALLLGAEGPGLTAAAQAASDVRVVLPMRRGVDSLNVAAAAAVAFWELGRDDAPSDSE; encoded by the coding sequence CTGCGCCGGTCATTCCCCTTCTTATCCGGACAAAACAACGCACCTGAGAGGTGTCGGAGTGCGGGTCTCGGCGTCCGGCAGAATCGTCGGGTGCCCGTCCACCAGATCACCGACCCTGACGACGACCGGATCGCCGACTACCGAGCGCTCACCGACGTCGAGCTGCGCACCCGCTGGGAACCGCCGCACGGACTGTTCATCGCCGAGGGGGAGCTGGTGCTGCGCCGGGCGCTGCGCGCGGGCTACCCGGCCCGGTCGTACCTCGTCGACGCCAAGCGGATCGACCAGCTCGCCGACCTGGACACCGGCGACGCGCCGGTCTACGCCGCCACGCCCGACGTGTTGCAACAGGCCACCGGTTTCCACGTACACCGTGGGGTGTTGGCGTCGTTCCACCGCCGGTCGCTGCCGACGGCGGCCGAGGTGCTCGCCGCCGCGCGCCGGATCGTGATCCTGGAGGACGTCAACAACCACACCAACCTCGGGGCGATCTTCCGGGGTGCCGCCGCGCTCGGCGTCGACGCGGTGCTGCTGTCGCCGACCTGCGCGGACCCGCTGTACCGGCGCAGTGTGCGGGTCAGCATGGGGGAGGTGTTCGCGGTGCCGTACGCCAAGCTCGATCGCTGGCCGGCGGGCCTGGACCAGGTGCGCGAGGCGGGCTTCACGGTGCTCGCCATGACGCCCGCGCCGGACGCCGTACCCATGCAGCGGTTGACCCCGGCGCAGCGCGAGCGGGCGGCGTTGCTGCTCGGGGCCGAGGGGCCCGGTCTGACCGCGGCGGCTCAGGCGGCCAGCGACGTGCGGGTGGTCCTCCCGATGCGGCGCGGGGTGGACTCGTTGAACGTGGCCGCCGCGGCGGCGGTGGCGTTCTGGGAGTTGGGCCGCGACGACGCGCCGAGCGACAGCGAGTAA